One part of the Enterococcus sp. DIV1094 genome encodes these proteins:
- a CDS encoding ZIP family metal transporter gives MVDWLLKLEPWQQALTGTAFTYFMTALGAGLVFFFKEIKKDVLNLMLGFASGVMIAASFWSLLDPAITKAEENGDIAWLVVSIGFGLGGLFLYLADKTLPHMHFGPAHEKEGLPTHLKRTILLVFSITLHNIPEGLAVGVAFGAAATSENPTTAVLAAISVALGIGIQNFPEGAAVSIPLRQEGLSRTKAFVYGQASGVVEPIAGVIGAILVTKVSVLLPYALAFAAGAMIYVVVEELIPEAQQTLSSKRHYAVFGVMSGFIIMMILDVALG, from the coding sequence ATGGTTGATTGGCTGCTGAAGCTAGAACCTTGGCAGCAAGCGTTGACGGGTACAGCGTTTACTTATTTTATGACTGCGCTTGGGGCTGGCTTAGTTTTTTTCTTTAAAGAAATCAAAAAAGATGTACTTAATCTGATGTTAGGATTTGCTTCTGGTGTGATGATCGCTGCCAGTTTTTGGTCTTTGTTAGATCCGGCAATCACAAAAGCAGAAGAAAATGGCGACATTGCTTGGCTTGTCGTTAGTATTGGTTTTGGGCTAGGTGGATTATTCTTATATCTTGCGGACAAAACTTTACCACATATGCATTTTGGTCCAGCACATGAAAAAGAAGGATTACCGACACATTTAAAACGAACGATTTTACTTGTTTTTTCGATTACTTTGCATAATATTCCAGAGGGCTTAGCCGTAGGGGTGGCATTTGGTGCGGCAGCCACTTCGGAGAACCCAACGACTGCGGTGCTGGCAGCGATCTCTGTTGCGCTAGGGATCGGTATTCAAAACTTCCCAGAAGGAGCAGCTGTTTCGATTCCTCTTCGCCAAGAAGGATTGAGTCGGACAAAAGCTTTCGTCTATGGACAAGCATCAGGTGTCGTTGAACCGATTGCAGGAGTCATCGGAGCAATCTTGGTGACGAAAGTTTCGGTCTTGTTGCCGTATGCGTTAGCTTTTGCAGCGGGTGCAATGATTTATGTCGTAGTGGAGGAATTGATTCCAGAAGCGCAACAAACACTTTCCAGTAAACGACACTATGCCGTTTTCGGTGTCATGTCTGGCTTTATTATCATGATGATTTTAGATGTAGCACTCGGATGA
- a CDS encoding TMEM175 family protein, giving the protein MPKNRLEAFTDAVIAIIMTILVLELHEPHSDTFQALMTLAPRFLIYIISFFTLGIYWNNHHHLFQAVHKVNGRVLWVNSFFIFFLSLFPFVTSWISEYSNSLVPEITYGVVILGANLTYYVLARTLVASEEDEKASIKELFGNYRKSYLSIGLNVVGLILGVLVAPIAVLLVNVVILIAWLIPSRKIEAYYR; this is encoded by the coding sequence ATGCCGAAAAATCGACTAGAAGCCTTTACAGATGCAGTAATCGCCATCATCATGACGATTTTAGTACTGGAGCTACATGAACCACATTCAGATACCTTTCAAGCATTGATGACACTTGCTCCACGCTTTCTTATCTATATCATTAGTTTTTTCACTTTAGGTATTTACTGGAATAACCATCATCACTTGTTTCAAGCCGTTCATAAGGTCAATGGCCGAGTGCTGTGGGTGAATAGCTTTTTTATTTTTTTCCTATCGCTGTTTCCTTTTGTTACATCATGGATCAGCGAATACAGTAACAGCCTTGTCCCTGAAATCACCTATGGCGTGGTGATATTAGGTGCTAATCTCACCTATTACGTGTTAGCACGGACATTAGTGGCCTCAGAAGAAGACGAAAAAGCATCCATCAAAGAGCTGTTCGGTAATTACCGTAAATCATATTTATCGATAGGCTTGAACGTTGTAGGACTGATACTGGGAGTTTTGGTTGCGCCAATTGCTGTACTATTGGTCAATGTCGTGATCTTGATCGCTTGGTTGATCCCAAGTCGTAAAATTGAAGCCTACTATCGTTAA
- a CDS encoding FUSC family protein encodes MVKSYFTFNKIQDNPYRIMNLMVLIFLVLWIGYINHNFLISSFSSLGIFTFFYYQNIPMKQLLKRMFLIGCGLLLAFTLGLLSTYVIWLEPFAVGAVAFFSRFILRLFHISKPGGLFFAMLAAMGTSMSIPLSHLPTAATFFFMGVVFSLIAAFLTKKLDSRPEQEVIKVSLKERFHQEPLVIIDSIFYSAALFLSVYVSHGLNMKNPYWLTLSCASILLAENLDAMKHRQVQYLIGSMLGLCLSAVLSLIPFTQLETIGLITLLYGISQFLVARNYAVANIFLNPMALMLSTLVRNTYLISLIEYRFIGIVIGSFIGLGVAWVMNIGLQHYLAVVKEKYEA; translated from the coding sequence ATGGTTAAATCCTATTTTACATTTAACAAAATCCAAGATAATCCATATCGTATCATGAACTTGATGGTGTTGATCTTTCTCGTTTTATGGATTGGCTACATCAATCACAATTTTTTGATATCAAGTTTCTCCTCTCTAGGGATCTTTACATTCTTTTACTACCAGAACATTCCAATGAAGCAATTATTAAAGCGCATGTTTTTGATTGGCTGTGGCTTATTACTGGCATTTACATTAGGGTTGTTGTCTACTTATGTCATCTGGCTTGAACCCTTTGCTGTTGGCGCCGTGGCGTTTTTCAGCCGTTTTATTTTACGTTTGTTTCATATTTCTAAACCCGGAGGCTTATTCTTTGCGATGTTAGCGGCGATGGGTACGAGTATGTCGATTCCGCTTTCCCATTTGCCGACAGCAGCTACTTTTTTCTTCATGGGTGTTGTATTCTCCTTGATTGCCGCATTTCTTACGAAGAAATTGGATTCACGTCCAGAACAGGAAGTGATCAAGGTATCACTGAAGGAACGGTTTCATCAAGAACCTTTAGTGATCATTGATTCGATTTTTTATAGCGCGGCATTGTTTCTTTCAGTCTACGTAAGTCATGGCTTGAATATGAAAAACCCTTATTGGCTGACACTGTCTTGTGCCTCGATTTTATTAGCGGAGAATTTAGATGCCATGAAACATCGACAAGTTCAATATTTGATCGGCTCGATGCTAGGATTATGTTTATCTGCGGTGCTATCATTGATCCCATTTACGCAGCTTGAAACAATAGGTTTGATTACTCTTCTTTATGGCATTTCACAATTTCTAGTCGCTAGAAACTACGCAGTAGCGAATATCTTCTTGAATCCCATGGCCTTGATGCTTTCGACACTGGTCAGGAACACCTATTTGATCTCATTGATCGAGTATCGTTTTATCGGTATCGTCATAGGCAGTTTCATCGGTCTAGGTGTAGCTTGGGTGATGAATATCGGTTTACAACATTATTTAGCAGTTGTCAAAGAAAAATACGAAGCATAA